The nucleotide sequence TGGAAACCGCGCAAGCGGCCGAACCCACGCCGGCCGCGGAACCCGAACCGGCGGCCGCGGCCGTGGAGAGCGCGCCAACGGAACCGGCGGCCGCGGCCGTGGAGAGTGCGCCAACGGAACCGGCGGCCGCGGCTGTGGAGAGTGCGCCAACGGAACCGGCGGCCGCGGCTGTGGAGAGTGCGCCAACGGAACCGGCGGCCGTGGAGAGTGCGCCAACGGAACCGGAGCCGGCCGTTGCGGCCGTGGAGAGTGCGCCAGCGCCGGACGCGCCGGAAGAATCTACGCCGCCGGAGCCCACGCCGGCGCCCACGGAGGCGGCGGAGGGCGTGCAGGAAGAGTCGAAAGGATAGCGCCTTTCCCGCGGCGCGGCACCGACGAACGAGAACTGCGGGACGAACTGAGGGATAATGGCAGAAT is from Deltaproteobacteria bacterium and encodes:
- the rpsF gene encoding 30S ribosomal protein S6; amino-acid sequence: MTDETTHYETLFIVHPVHSGRNKDLCDRFRGVLEGQGATVTHFEEWGLRDLAYPIEKQNRGLYNLVQYQALAGTSDELERVMRLSDEVIRCMTVVLDEDVLPLARAEAPAPAVETAQAAEPTPAAEPEPAAAAVESAPTEPAAAAVESAPTEPAAAAVESAPTEPAAAAVESAPTEPAAVESAPTEPEPAVAAVESAPAPDAPEESTPPEPTPAPTEAAEGVQEESKG